One Mycobacteriales bacterium DNA segment encodes these proteins:
- the rny gene encoding ribonuclease Y: protein MTTVLLVVVIVLVVLLGLVLLRRRPTQASPRPTGTPPNSSTHAADPGAAAPTTHAAGATPTTHPTDAGPTARTADAGPATPAAGAGAVGADADGTDPGPGAPASDLVTQLGDGVPGSAGAPAAADRSSHGAPRASTTHAAAPGTAQIDARVAEGPTYRGTPDPDLLAQARRTVEAELSALRLEAVHAAAAARAEADTMATTTRRLAEAEADALRRGARAEADSIRTALQADAEKSRRQAELEVSTTLLDARRQAERDAADITENARALKLDVERREGRLAEREERVDATVRRVELRAEELTEGEQLLTRREELLQSRESEHEQELERIAGLTATDARTELLKAVEERTKRDAAILMRDIEAEAQAHGEQRARTIVVDAIQRVASEQTAESVVSVLHLPADEMKGRIIGREGRNIRTFESVTGVNLIIDDTPEAVLLSCFDPVRREIGRITLEKLVLDGRIHPHRIEELYERSKEEVEVLCLRAGEDALVEVGISDLHPELLATVGRLRYRTSYGQNVLKHLVETAHIAGIMAAELRLDPAPIKRGAFLHDIGKALTHEVEGSHALIGADLARKYGESEEVAHAIEAHHNEVPPRTIAAVLTQAADSCSGGRPGARRESLESYVQRLQRIEQIAAGKPGVERVFAMQAGREVRVMVQPEAVDDLTAQMLAREVAQQIEDELTYPGQIRVTVVRESRSTEIAH, encoded by the coding sequence GTGACGACGGTCCTGCTGGTCGTGGTGATCGTCCTGGTGGTGCTGCTGGGCCTGGTCCTGCTCCGCCGTCGCCCCACCCAGGCTTCCCCGCGCCCCACCGGCACCCCGCCGAACTCCTCGACCCACGCGGCCGACCCCGGCGCAGCCGCCCCGACGACCCACGCCGCCGGCGCCACGCCGACGACCCACCCGACCGACGCAGGCCCGACGGCTCGTACCGCGGACGCCGGCCCGGCCACTCCGGCCGCTGGTGCCGGCGCGGTGGGCGCCGACGCCGACGGGACCGACCCGGGTCCGGGCGCTCCGGCGTCCGATCTCGTCACGCAGCTCGGCGACGGCGTACCAGGGTCGGCCGGCGCGCCGGCAGCCGCAGACCGCAGCTCGCATGGCGCTCCTCGTGCGAGCACCACACACGCCGCCGCGCCGGGGACGGCGCAGATCGATGCGCGGGTCGCCGAGGGGCCGACGTACCGCGGGACGCCGGACCCGGACCTGCTGGCGCAGGCGCGCCGTACGGTCGAGGCCGAGCTGTCGGCCCTGCGACTGGAAGCCGTGCACGCCGCCGCCGCGGCCCGCGCGGAGGCCGACACCATGGCCACCACCACCCGCCGGCTGGCCGAGGCCGAGGCCGACGCGCTCCGCCGCGGCGCCCGGGCCGAGGCCGACTCGATCCGCACCGCCCTGCAGGCCGACGCCGAGAAGTCCCGGCGGCAGGCCGAGCTCGAGGTCTCCACCACCCTGCTCGACGCCCGCCGCCAGGCCGAGCGCGACGCCGCCGACATCACCGAGAACGCCCGCGCGCTCAAGCTCGACGTCGAGCGCCGCGAGGGCCGGCTGGCCGAGCGGGAGGAGCGGGTCGACGCGACCGTCCGCCGGGTCGAGCTGCGGGCCGAGGAGCTGACCGAGGGCGAGCAGCTGCTGACCCGGCGCGAGGAGCTGCTGCAGTCCCGGGAGTCCGAGCACGAGCAGGAGCTGGAGCGCATCGCCGGACTCACCGCCACCGACGCCCGGACCGAGCTGCTCAAGGCGGTCGAGGAGCGGACCAAGCGGGATGCCGCGATCCTCATGCGCGACATCGAGGCCGAGGCCCAGGCGCACGGCGAGCAGCGTGCCCGCACGATCGTGGTGGACGCGATCCAGCGGGTCGCCAGCGAGCAGACCGCGGAGAGCGTGGTCAGCGTCCTGCACCTGCCGGCGGACGAGATGAAGGGCCGGATCATCGGCCGCGAGGGCCGCAACATCCGCACGTTCGAGTCGGTGACCGGGGTCAACCTCATCATCGACGACACCCCCGAGGCCGTGCTGCTCTCCTGCTTCGACCCGGTGCGGCGCGAGATAGGCCGGATCACGCTGGAGAAGCTGGTGCTCGACGGCCGGATCCACCCGCACCGCATCGAGGAGCTGTACGAGCGCAGCAAGGAGGAGGTCGAGGTCCTCTGCCTGCGCGCCGGCGAGGACGCGCTGGTCGAGGTCGGCATCTCCGACCTGCACCCGGAGCTGCTGGCCACGGTCGGCCGGCTGCGCTACCGCACCAGCTACGGCCAGAACGTGCTGAAGCACCTGGTCGAGACCGCGCACATCGCCGGCATCATGGCCGCGGAGCTGCGGCTCGACCCGGCGCCGATCAAGCGCGGCGCCTTCCTGCACGACATCGGCAAGGCGCTCACCCACGAGGTCGAGGGCAGCCACGCGCTGATCGGCGCCGACCTCGCCCGCAAGTACGGGGAGAGCGAGGAGGTCGCGCACGCGATCGAGGCGCACCACAACGAGGTTCCGCCGCGCACGATCGCGGCGGTGCTCACCCAGGCCGCCGACTCCTGCTCCGGCGGCCGGCCCGGCGCCCGCCGGGAGAGCCTCGAGTCGTACGTCCAGCGGCTGCAGCGGATCGAGCAGATCGCGGCCGGGAAGCCGGGCGTCGAGCGGGTGTTCGCGATGCAGGCCGGCCGCGAGGTGCGGGTGATGGTGCAGCCGGAGGCGGTCGACGACCTGACCGCGCAGATGCTCGCCCGGGAGGTCGCCCAGCAGATCGAGGACGAGCTGACCTATCCGGGCCAGATCCGGGTCACGGTCGTCCGCGAGTCCCGCTCCACCGAGATCGCGCACTGA
- a CDS encoding putative glycolipid-binding domain-containing protein has translation MDETREVVWSALRWPGLEHVSIGVRAGELSAAGRGIAVLDGVPTHVGYELRTDRTGATRHVEITVSGPFPTRTRTLQADGQGHWRDDAGPLPDLDGCLDVDISFTPCTNTLPIRRLALAVGAARELDVGHLSVPQLTVRRARQRYRRLDGGYRYESGRFAADLSVDDADLVIDYPNLWRRE, from the coding sequence GTGGACGAGACCCGTGAGGTGGTCTGGTCCGCTCTGCGCTGGCCGGGCCTGGAACACGTGAGCATCGGCGTACGGGCCGGGGAACTGTCCGCGGCGGGTCGCGGGATCGCCGTGCTCGACGGCGTCCCGACCCACGTCGGCTACGAGCTGCGCACCGATCGGACCGGGGCGACCCGACACGTCGAGATCACGGTGTCGGGACCGTTTCCCACCCGGACCCGCACCCTGCAGGCCGACGGGCAGGGCCACTGGCGGGACGACGCGGGGCCACTGCCCGACCTGGACGGCTGCCTCGACGTCGACATCTCGTTCACGCCGTGCACGAACACCCTGCCGATCCGCCGGCTCGCCCTCGCCGTCGGTGCCGCCCGCGAGCTCGACGTCGGCCATCTGTCCGTCCCGCAGCTGACGGTCCGCCGCGCCCGGCAGCGCTACCGGCGACTCGACGGCGGCTACCGCTACGAATCCGGACGGTTCGCGGCCGACCTGAGCGTCGACGACGCGGATCTCGTCATCGACTACCCGAACCTGTGGAGGCGGGAATGA